The Candidatus Neomarinimicrobiota bacterium nucleotide sequence CCACTACTGTGGTGATATTGCCACCCGTGCAAAGGAGTTTTTCGCTGACGGTTTTCAAGTTCAACGGACCAAGATGAATAAGAGCATCCAATACGCCGAATTGACTTTCGGTTAGTCCATATTCTCTGAAGCTCTCTTTTATTTGAGGGCTAAAAGAGTTGGCGGCTCTGGAGAATTTTATCCAGGCATTCAGAGCCCTTTTTTCTATTGCTGTTCCATTGTAATGTGTCGGCATAATTATACTTTAATGTTAAATTGTTTAGGTGTCAAGTATTATTTATATTTTATTTTCCATTATGTTTTAAAACAATAAATGATTTTAACAGAAAATAATATTACCTTTGCAATCGAGATTTTTATGATTATTCGTATCAATCATATATTGATAATTTAAATTGTCTTATAGCCCAGTGAATCCAA carries:
- a CDS encoding MarR family transcriptional regulator: MPTHYNGTAIEKRALNAWIKFSRAANSFSPQIKESFREYGLTESQFGVLDALIHLGPLNLKTVSEKLLCTGGNITTVVDNLEKRQFVKRIPDKKDRRQIKIHLTNKGKALINKIMPGHVQVIVQEMSILSKSEQEELARLCKKLGTENNNQNSRRI